The region AATTTTTGACGGAAACATAAAATGAAAAAAAAATATATATGGCTAATGACAACGTTGTTTTTGTCGTTGTTTATTGTTGCTTGTAATGGTGATTCTAATCGTGTTTCGGTAGCGGATCCGTCAAGTGTACAAAGACTTTATATTCAGCAACAGACAAAATTACCTTTGTCGGAATTACCAGCAGGTGTGACGGTTGAATATAAAGCATTTGTTGTTTATGGAGATAACTCGATAAAAGATATTACAGATGATGCCGTTTGGAGTAGCAGTGATGAAGAGGTTATTGCATTTCCCTTAAGAAGTCAGTCAGCTGTTGCAAAATTATTGCAGCCTGGACAGGCAGAGATTAGCGCCTTTTATGCTGATATTAATAGTGCTCCTATTGAACAGATAGTAACCAGCGCCGAGTTAATACAAGTCAATATTTATGGCGATAATGAAGGTCAAGCACTGGGGGTTGGAAATACAGCGGCATTTAAAGCTATAGGGGAATATACCAATGGCGATGTGTCTTTAGAGCAAAATGATGGACTTGTTTGGCAAAGCTCTATGGTGGATGTGGTGAGTATAGCTCCTACTGGCTCCGTCAGCGCTATACAGGTCGGTGAGAGTAATATTTCAGCCAGAATGCCTCAGGAGAACATCGACAGCGACATTGTGGAAGTGGCTGTTGTAGAAGATAGACTATTATCTATTTCAATTGTCGACTCTTTAGCTTTAGAACGTTCAAATGTCGATTTATCTCTGCCAGTAGGTTTGTCGCATCAATATCAAGCAATGGGTTATTTTGACAGTGGCAACAGCAGACTGCTGGAAGAGGCCGATCAGTTAGCTTGGCATAGTTCTAATGATGCAGCACTTACCATCACGACTGAGGGTATGGTGCAAGGCGTTGAACTAGGTTTTAGCGATATCACTGTCAGCATGGGGGGGAGTGATGCTGAAAGTAATAGTGTAAAAGTAGAGATCACCGATGCCGCTCTTGAATTAATAACGATTCATACCGAGCCGAATATAAATACTTTACCCATTGGCTTGACGATAAAATATAAGGCGACTGGTACTTATAGTGATGGTAAAGATAGAGAGTTTCAAAGTGGAGATGGACTGGTATGGGAGAGTGACGATAGCGATAAAGCAGAGATTGATTCACTCACTGGGGTACTCAAAGCCAAAAGCATAGGAGATGCCAATATCACGGTTGAAAAAGGGGCTGTTGAGAGCTTAACAAGCCCAATTACCGTGATAGAAGCAGAATTATTATCACTTAGCATAGAGCCTAAATTTGTTGGTGGTGATATTACCGTTGTTGGTTCAACCACAGAGTTTAAAGCGATAGGAACATATACCAGCGGAGATATAGAAATAAATTCCGACGATATTTATTGGGACTCAGGTGCTTGCACTAACCAGCCAGTAAACAAGGGTGTGGTTAATGTGACAGAAGAGTCGTTGGATAATATTTGCTCTGTTATTGGTCAATATGACGGAAAGCTTGCTATTGCGCATTATTCTGCGATTGCGACAAATACAGAGCTTCAATTTCAGGGCTCTTCTAAAAAAGTACTTGGTTGGCGTGTTGCTGTTACAGACGATAGGCAATATGTTGTCGGTTACTATGGCGCATGCCCTTACAATATTTGTCAAGGAACTCGTTTAACTTACTCCGATATAAGAGGGTATTGGGGCGAGGATATCAGTCAAGATAATGAAAATCCTATCGTAACGACAGATGAGTCTTTTAAGGTGTCATTGTTGGCGCGAGACAATCTTGCAAAGGTGCATGATGTGTTTGGCAATTTTGATTTGGTGTTAAGTGGTTCAGAGGCTACAGGGGTTTGGTCAAGAACTGAAGCTGGCGAAGGAAGCCATTACATCGAACCTCAAGGTCTAGCCAGAGATGATACTGAATCAACAATTGTTTTCGTTAAATTAGAGTTAAATAAATAGCGAAGTGAATGCGCGATCTTATTTTTTGTCTTTTTAGAGATGTAAGCCTAGTCGTTTTAGAATTGGCGACTTTGAACTTATCTTGCTTGTTTTTTTTATTCTATACAGGTGAGTGATGTTTAATGAGACATAATAGTTATTTTATCTATTAGTGATATAGAGATTTATTTTAATGAGTATTTCCATGAAAAAATGTATCGCAGTATTTTTATATATATGTTGTTTTTTGCATTCCTATGCTTATGCAGAAGAAGGTTTACATAAAAAAGGGTTGTCTTCTTTAAATACAAAGGAGATAGGTCGTGTTGAAATTGTTATTACTAGTCCAGAAGGAATAACCGATGGCAAGGTGCCTAAGGGGACATTTGTCACTTATACAGCTTTAGCTTACGATATTGATTCTGATAATCCGACCGATGTAACAGAAGATACTGAGTGGTTGAGTTCCAATGAAGAGGTTTTTGAACCGACAAATTATGTTGGGAATGTTTTTAAGGCCGTCGGAGATATTGATTATCAAGCTGGGATCTCAGCCGTATATGATGGTGTACCAAGTCAAGTCGATGTGTTAACGATTACGGCTAGGGAATTATTGAGTATAGAAATTAAATCTGTAACACCTACAGCTGAAATTAGCCAAGATATTCCAAAAGGGTTGTCAGTGCGTTATGTGGCAATAGGACATTACAGTGGTGAGTTTAGTGAGGATATTACTGCTAATCCTGATCTAATCTGGAGTTCGAGTCACTCAGATGTCTTTAAACCCGATAGTTTATGGCCAAATATTTTCGAGGCCATTGGTGAGGAAGGTGAGTCCAGTGATATTACGGCATCTATGGCGCTGGATAATAAGACAGATCCGATTACAAGTAATACCGACACGCCTGTGGTTTCTGCAGCTATTTTGGAGAGCATTACTATAAGTGCGACCAGGCCTGAGCGAGAGTTAAATCAAAATGTGGCTAAAGGTTTGTCGGTAACGTACACGGCGATGGGGGCTTTTTCTGACGGAGAGCATAATATTACCGATGATGTGGTTTGGTCGAACAGCAATTCTTTGGCTTTCTCACAAAGTGGTAGTGCCAACAATATCTTCACAGCCACAGGGGATACAGATGATGCAAGTGATGTGGGTGCATCATTGGATCAGGGCAGTGATAATATAGTCAGTGATATTGATACGTTGGCAGTATCTGATGCAATTTTGCTGAATATTGCCATTACTGCGAGTAAGCCTGAGCGGGATTTAAATCAACGGGTAGCCAAAGGTTTGTCTGTGACATATACAGCTACCGGTACTTTTTCTGATGGGGAGCATGATATTACCAATGATGTGGTATGGTCAAATACCAATGCCTCAGCCTTTATGCAAAGCAATAGTGCTAACAACATTTTTATTGCAACGGGCAACACAAACGATACTAGTAATATTAGTACCTCATTGGATCAGGGCAGTGGTCAAGGTGAAATATCGAGTAATATCGATACACTAACAGTCTCTGATGCCATTTTGAACAGTATTGCAATAACCGCGTCGGCTCCAATGAGAGCACTAAATCAAGATGTTCCCAAAGGCTTGTCAGTAACGTATACGGCGACAGGAAACTTTTCTGATGGTGAGCATAATGTCACTGACGTTGTAATTTGGTCTAATACAGAGCCTACCGCTTTCGCGCAAAGCGGGAGCGCAAACAATGTTTTTACATCTTATGGTAACACGGGGCAGGCCAGCGATATTACTGCTTCATTGGATCAGGGCAATGGTCAAGGGGTAATAGAAAGTAACCTAGATAAGCTAACAGTGTCTGATGCCATTCTTTATAGCATTTCTATTAGCTATGGTGGCGACGGCGACGTTAATGAGGGGGCATCTGCTACTTTTATCGCGACGGGAGAATATTCTGATGCAAGTCGAAATATCACAGCTAATGTGAGCTGGTCGAATACGAATTCATCTGCTTTTTCACAAAGTGGTAGCGATAATAATATTTTTAAAGCTACAGGAGCAATAAACTCCTCCAGTGATATTCAAGCTTCATTACAGCTAGATGGTCAAAATGAGGTCGACAGCAGCATCGAGCAATTAACTGTGGTTAATCCATATGCTTCAGGTTCTGTTCGCATTTGGAAGTCTGATAATAATAACGGATCTTGGTGCTCTATTAACGATGTTGGACAGTCCTATATCACAGTATCAAGTAGTGGTTCATGCTCTGGAGGTGGTATGTCTATGAATGGTGCAGGAGATAATACCTATCTTGCCTCAGCAGATTCTGGTAAGCACGACCAAAATATTAACATAGTGAAAGGATCTGGAAGAGTCGTAAGCTTCCATAATGCTTTGGGTGATCGCAAGCTAGTTGCTTGTAACAACACAGGACAAATCGTATTTATACAAGCTAACTTAAGGCATGAGGTGAGCTGTAACTAAGGTAATTTGAATTTCTATCTGACATAGATTAGGCATTATGCGAGCGTTCAATCGTTTGATGAAGCATAATGTCTACTTCATATCCTGAAGTTCAGGTTACTTATAAAATGGTGATGTCACCACGGAGCAGATACAGTGCTATATGAGTCAATACCCTAAGAGCCAAGCGTTAACGTGTCCCTTATGCCAAAAAGAAAATAACTGTGCTGTCAGTGTCGGTGAACAGATTGATACTTGTTGGTGTAAAGCTGTCGTTTTTCCTCCTAAGTCATCCTTAATCGAGATACAGCCTGATGCGAACGCCTGTATTTGTTCAAATTGTCTTGACAAAATTAAAGAAGAATTAACGTTAGGCTTGAAAAGAGTGGATTGAAGTACTTTGCTATTAATCCTTAGATTCCAAGGATAACCGATACTCATTGACCGATATTGAGCTGTTTTTTGTTGCTATTTCTGGCTTATGTTCAGCTTACATTCAATGAAAGTGCACTATTTTAGAGAATTAATAGAGCTAAATAGCGGGCTGTTTAATGAAATTACATTCGTTTCTTTTATCTTTACTGATCTCTTTTGCTCCTTTTTCGATGGCAGAGTCTCTGCTCTGGATAAAAGGTAATCAAAGTAAGGTACCTGATGCGGTGATAAAATCCTCAGGTGAGTTTTGGCTTAAAGGGAATCAGAGTGAGCAGCCAGATGCATTAGTGACAAGTTATCCATCTTCATCTTCAACAGCCAGTGAAGTAAAAAGTGACATCATTATTTATCGTGATAAGAAAGTTTGGTTAGGCGGCGATGTAACACAAGAGCCTGATGCAAAGCTAGATCGTGCCGGTAATGTTTGGATGAGAGGCAATTGCACTCAACGACCTGATGCAAGTATCTCGCACAATGGACTTATTTGGCTGATAAGTAATTACACCAATATTCCAGATGCTGCCATAAAAGGGGACAAAGTACTGCGTAATGCGTTCATCGCGTCTGTTTATTTGATGATTTGATTTCGCCAACCTCTTCACTTTAGCTGCGGTGATTGTTAATTGACTATGCGTAAAATCGGCTTATTCTTAGCATGTATACTTGAGGATATTAAGGCTGGCAATGGGGTTAAAATCAATACCACTGGCTGCGATGATTTTGTTCAGTGTCTCAGGCTGTTATTTGAATGGCCAAACCACATCAACGAGCGGAGCGAGACAAGTCGAAGTGACAAAAAAGAGTAACTCCCTTTCGGTAATGGTTATTTTTGCTCATCCAGATGATGAAACTTGGATATCGGGTACGCTAGCAAAATTAGTTGCTAACGATGTCGCTGTTATTCCTGTGTATGTGACCTCTGGTGATGCTGGGAGTGATTATTCTGGTCAAAATCTATCTGGTGCTAAATTAGCCCAAGTTAGAGAGAAAGAAGCGATGACAGCGTCACAAATATTAGGTCTTGAACCTCCGCATTTTTTACGTTTCCCAGACGGTAAGACTCACCTGCATCATCAAAGGATTGCTGAGCTGTTGAGTAAAATCGTTACCCGTAAAAAGCCGCTCGCTATTTTTACATTTGCAGAGGGAGGGATAACGGATAACCGTGATCATAAAACCATTCATAAACTGGTTTCCGTGCATTTCTCTGCTCTAGTGAGCTATTTTGCGGTATCGGATTCTCACGCAGAAAGCTTGGCAATATCAGCAAGTAAATTTGGTGTAGATTACCGAATAGCCAAACCTGTTAAGGATGCTCTCGTCAGCATTCGAATCGATGTTTCTCCCTATAAAGTCAAAAAAATTGAGGCGATGGCAAGTCATAAGACGCAATTTCCTCCTATTATGGTTAAAGCCTATGAAGAGTATGCTGACTCAGTACCAGTGGAAGAGATGATGACTGTTAATGAAGATAATTTATTTACCTTGCTCAGGCGTTTAAAATAATTTAATGGCATGTTTAAGGTTATTAATGCACTATGCCCACTTGTTAGTTGCAATACAATTTAGTAGGTTATTTTGCAGAATAATTTCAAGCTCGGTTTATTATTTATCTCAACAGCAGTGTTATTTTGGGGGATCCTTCCAATTGCATTGACTTTATCATCGAGTTTTATTGATCCTGTGACTTTAACGTGGTTTCGATTTTTAGTAGCGTTTGTTATTACATTTGTTATTCAGCACTTTAGTGGGCACTTGGATCAATTTACAATACTTAAATATAGAGATTGGTTAAAATTATTTTTGGCAGGTGTGTTTCTCATACTTAATTATGTTTCTTTTGTGTATGCATTAAAATACTTGGCACCAGGTGTGGCGCAATTGAACTTTCAAACAGCTCCTTTCTTTTTAGCTTTCGGTGGTATGTTATTTTTTAAAGAGAAATTGAGCGCGATTCAGTTAACTTGCTTTGCGACATTAGCATTAGGTATGCTGTTGTTTTTCAATCCATACTTAAATATTTCTCACTCGGAAAATAGTGAGGTCTGGAGTGGGTTGATGATGATTCAATTTTCAGTGTGCTCATGGACAAGTTACGCTTTACTGCAAAAGTCGCTATTAAAAAAGCTTGATCCAAACAATGTACTCTTGTTCATTTACGGTCTAGGAATACTGGTGATGATGGTATTTTGCGATTTTAGTCAGTTTGGTAGAATGGGAATAACTGATTGGTGGGTTGCTATCTTTTGTGCCGTTAATACTTTAATTGCTTATGGTTGTTTTGGGGCTTCAATGAAATATTGGCCAACATCTCAAGTGAGTGCGATGTTAGCGTTAACACCCGTCTTTAGTTTTGCTTCAACTGCATTTGTCGTGAGTTTAGGGTTATGGCCTGAGAAGTTTACTAGCGATAATGTAGATTTGTTATCAGTTATTGGTATCAGTATTATTATTTTCTCAGTCATGTTATTACAATTATTGCCTGCGATGAGTCATCGAAAAGCCCAATTGATAACAAGAAAAGCCTTACAGAGCTGATTTATTCTAGCCATAACTGGATGTTGTGTAAACGTGACATCTGAATATAAGCCTCTTACGGAAAAGCGCGGGCTGATTGTTGTTTGGATTATCAAGGATGGTAGGAACATTTTCATCATGAAGCCCTATGGTGATTTTTGTCACAGATAATGATGGCTTGAAAAAAGCATCAACAATATCACCCAAATTATTTTTCAAATCATCATGTCTATGGCTGTAGTGGTGCTCATTTAGTATAGAATGGCGTGTGATTAAAACATGGTTTAAGTTTGCTATTTCAAAGCTATTCACCACAAGATAACCTATATGATTAATGTGTAAATCTTGGTGTCTTTTGCGGTAGATAACTCGTTTTATCATTTACCGTTTAATGATAAGTAAGCAGAAAAAGATGATAGAGATAATCAAGAGTGAAAAGAGTATTCGACGTAAGGGGATCGTCCTTGCGGGAGGAGCTGGGAGTCGACTATACCCATTGACGCAATCTGTCAGTAAACAGCTGATGACAGTGTATGATAAACCCATGATTTATTATCCTATCAGCACATTAATGCTCGCAGGAATAACGGAGATCCTGATCATTACCACACCCGAGCATCTTAACGCTTTTAAGCAGTTATTGGGTGATGGAAGCCAGTGGGGGATTAAGCTGGAATATGCTGTGCAGCAAAAACCTGAAGGTTTAGCACAAGCCTTTATAATAGGCGAAACATTTCTCGGTGATGCACCCGTTTGTCTTATGCTGGGGGATAACTTATTTTTTGGCCACAACATGTCAAGAGAAGTACTTGAAGCGGCTTCAAATGAGCAAGAAGGGGCATTGATCTTCGGTTGTCGTGTGACAAATCCCAATGAATATGGTGTGGTGGAATTTGATGCTGACGGCCAAGTTCTGTCATTGGAAGAAAAGCCCCAACAACCTAAATCAGACTTTGCCGTAGCAGGATTGTATTTTTATGATAATCAAGTCATCGACATCGCCAAAAATATTCAACCGTCAGAGCGCGGTGAATTAGAAATAACCGATGTGAATAAGGTCTATCTTAAGAGGAAGCAGTTAAGGGTTCAATTGTTGAGTCGTGGTACCGCATGGTTCGATACCGGTAGCCACGATAGCCTGTTAGAGGCCAGTCTTTTTATCCAAACAATAGCCAAGCGTCAGGGATTAAAAGTCTGTTGTCCAGAAGAAATTGCCTTTCGCTTAGGGCTGATCACTGAGCAACAACTTTATGATATTGCCATGAAGGTGAAAAAGAGCGCTTATGGTCAGTATTTACTTACTGTGATCAATCTGGCGCACCAATTTAGTCCTAAGTTGATAAGGGTGCCAGTGGCTCCTGTCAAAACAGATAATATAGTTGAGCTAGCCCAATCATGCGGATAATA is a window of Shewanella sp. VB17 DNA encoding:
- a CDS encoding Ig-like domain-containing protein produces the protein MKKKYIWLMTTLFLSLFIVACNGDSNRVSVADPSSVQRLYIQQQTKLPLSELPAGVTVEYKAFVVYGDNSIKDITDDAVWSSSDEEVIAFPLRSQSAVAKLLQPGQAEISAFYADINSAPIEQIVTSAELIQVNIYGDNEGQALGVGNTAAFKAIGEYTNGDVSLEQNDGLVWQSSMVDVVSIAPTGSVSAIQVGESNISARMPQENIDSDIVEVAVVEDRLLSISIVDSLALERSNVDLSLPVGLSHQYQAMGYFDSGNSRLLEEADQLAWHSSNDAALTITTEGMVQGVELGFSDITVSMGGSDAESNSVKVEITDAALELITIHTEPNINTLPIGLTIKYKATGTYSDGKDREFQSGDGLVWESDDSDKAEIDSLTGVLKAKSIGDANITVEKGAVESLTSPITVIEAELLSLSIEPKFVGGDITVVGSTTEFKAIGTYTSGDIEINSDDIYWDSGACTNQPVNKGVVNVTEESLDNICSVIGQYDGKLAIAHYSAIATNTELQFQGSSKKVLGWRVAVTDDRQYVVGYYGACPYNICQGTRLTYSDIRGYWGEDISQDNENPIVTTDESFKVSLLARDNLAKVHDVFGNFDLVLSGSEATGVWSRTEAGEGSHYIEPQGLARDDTESTIVFVKLELNK
- a CDS encoding cysteine-rich CWC family protein yields the protein MSQYPKSQALTCPLCQKENNCAVSVGEQIDTCWCKAVVFPPKSSLIEIQPDANACICSNCLDKIKEELTLGLKRVD
- a CDS encoding PIG-L deacetylase family protein, giving the protein MGLKSIPLAAMILFSVSGCYLNGQTTSTSGARQVEVTKKSNSLSVMVIFAHPDDETWISGTLAKLVANDVAVIPVYVTSGDAGSDYSGQNLSGAKLAQVREKEAMTASQILGLEPPHFLRFPDGKTHLHHQRIAELLSKIVTRKKPLAIFTFAEGGITDNRDHKTIHKLVSVHFSALVSYFAVSDSHAESLAISASKFGVDYRIAKPVKDALVSIRIDVSPYKVKKIEAMASHKTQFPPIMVKAYEEYADSVPVEEMMTVNEDNLFTLLRRLK
- a CDS encoding DMT family transporter, which gives rise to MLQNNFKLGLLFISTAVLFWGILPIALTLSSSFIDPVTLTWFRFLVAFVITFVIQHFSGHLDQFTILKYRDWLKLFLAGVFLILNYVSFVYALKYLAPGVAQLNFQTAPFFLAFGGMLFFKEKLSAIQLTCFATLALGMLLFFNPYLNISHSENSEVWSGLMMIQFSVCSWTSYALLQKSLLKKLDPNNVLLFIYGLGILVMMVFCDFSQFGRMGITDWWVAIFCAVNTLIAYGCFGASMKYWPTSQVSAMLALTPVFSFASTAFVVSLGLWPEKFTSDNVDLLSVIGISIIIFSVMLLQLLPAMSHRKAQLITRKALQS
- the rfbA gene encoding glucose-1-phosphate thymidylyltransferase RfbA — translated: MIEIIKSEKSIRRKGIVLAGGAGSRLYPLTQSVSKQLMTVYDKPMIYYPISTLMLAGITEILIITTPEHLNAFKQLLGDGSQWGIKLEYAVQQKPEGLAQAFIIGETFLGDAPVCLMLGDNLFFGHNMSREVLEAASNEQEGALIFGCRVTNPNEYGVVEFDADGQVLSLEEKPQQPKSDFAVAGLYFYDNQVIDIAKNIQPSERGELEITDVNKVYLKRKQLRVQLLSRGTAWFDTGSHDSLLEASLFIQTIAKRQGLKVCCPEEIAFRLGLITEQQLYDIAMKVKKSAYGQYLLTVINLAHQFSPKLIRVPVAPVKTDNIVELAQSCG